From Glycine max cultivar Williams 82 chromosome 11, Glycine_max_v4.0, whole genome shotgun sequence, the proteins below share one genomic window:
- the LOC102663646 gene encoding BTB/POZ domain-containing protein At3g49900, with protein sequence MASMEITVEHSDTLENRVFSFKAKVTDEMRGWNQFETIYEEEREFSSTSSPSLSPSSSSSPPPSLHSIVNAWSLDSGCEPDVLICVQGTSFRLHKARLISRSSYLKRYLTGVSNLTLSPPLNITAETFAAVAEFCYSRRVHLTPSNVATVRVAAELLGMTGEENLREVTESYFERVVGIDASMVLRSCVALLPESETTASLASRCIEALVWEDDVSCLNDVVGMHPQDFQTVSYSLNRRLHNHDVLYKMVDLYLKENKYGKLTEEQKSEICNSIDCSRLSSHTLVDCVQNPRMPLRFIVRAILMEHLNTRRSVTAAARAPATTGAQQQPERTSLREILQRDTADRETTQIKETMDSTYSRIQSLERELRGMKKILHEHHQAEDDTRNNNNVLNSERFASFHFVPADAESSKIQRGGRGSVSSSGFVLDNVRRKNKEVAGGMCNLSVGSSCHDDSKTPKMTKFLRHSKLITGLKHAFRISKSTSNTTEET encoded by the exons ATGGCCTCCATGGAAATAACAGTAGAGCATTCAGACACCCTTGAAAACCGTGTGTTTTCATTCAAAGCCAAGGTCACCGATGAGATGAGGGGTTGGAACCAATTCGAGACCATCTACGAGGAAGAACGCGAGTTCTCTTCAACCTCCTCTCCCTCTCTTTCAccatcctcctcctcttctcctcCTCCATCACTCCACTCCATAGTCAATGCTTG GTCTCTTGACTCCGGCTGTGAACCAGATGTCTTGATATGTGTTCAAGGAACCTCTTTTCGTCTGCACAAG gCTCGTCTGATATCAAGAAGTTCATACCTCAAACGGTATCTAACGGGAGTTTCTAACCTAACTCTCTCCCCGCCGTTAAACATAACGGCCGAGACTTTCGCTGCGGTGGCTGAATTCTGTTACAGCCGCAGAGTCCACTTAACGCCGAGTAACGTTGCCACCGTTAGAGTGGCGGCGGAGTTATTGGGCATGACGGGAGAAGAGAATCTCCGTGAAGTAACCGAATCGTATTTTGAGAGAGTCGTTGGCATTGACGCGTCGATGGTTCTGCGCTCGTGCGTGGCTCTGCTCCCCGAATCCGAAACGACGGCGTCGCTTGCCAGCAGGTGTATTGAAGCGCTGGTTTGGGAAGACGACGTTTCGTGTTTAAACGACGTCGTAGGTATGCACCCTCAGGATTTTCAAACGGTATCGTATTCACTGAACAGAAGGTTACACAACCACGACGTTCTATACAAGATGGTTGATCTTTATCTCAAG GAAAACAAGTACGGTAAACTAACAGAGGAACAGAAATCGGAGATATGCAACAGCATAGACTGTTCTAGGCTCTCGTCTCACACTCTCGTTGACTGTGTTCAAAACCCACGAATGCCGCTCAGATTCATAGTGAGAGCGATACTCATGGAGCATCTCAACACTCGCCGCTCCGTCACTGCGGCGGCCAGGGCCCCGGCCACCACCGGTGCACAACAACAACCAGAACGAACGTCCCTAAGAGAAATTCTGCAGCGTGACACGGCTGATCGCGAAACGACACAGATCAAAGAGACCATGGATTCCACCTACTCTCGTATTCAAAGCCTCGAGAGAGAACTTAGGGGCATGAAGAAGATCCTTCATGAACATCACCAAGCGGAGGATGACACaaggaataataataatgtgttgAACTCAGAGCGTTTCGCAAGTTTCCATTTTGTTCCAGCAGATGCAGAGAGCAGTAAAATACAGAGGGGAGGAAGAGGGTCTGTTTCGTCTTCGGGTTTTGTGCTTGACAACGTAAGGAGGAAAAATAAGGAAGTGGCCGGGGGGATGTGCAATTTGTCTGTGGGATCATCATGTCATGACGATAGCAAGACCCCAAAGATGACCAAGTTTCTTCGCCATAGTAAGCTCATAACTGGTCTCAAGCATGCATTTCGGATATCAAAGTCTACGTCAAACACTACTGAAGAAACTTAG
- the LOC100788996 gene encoding putative 60S ribosomal protein L26: MKFNPRVSSSRRKSRKAHFTAPSSVRRVLMSAPLSTDLRSKYNVRSIPVRKDDEVQVVRGTYKGREGKVVQVYRRKWVIHIERITREKVNGSTVNVGIHPSKVVVTKLRMDKDRKSLLDRKAKGRAAADKEKGTKFAPEDVMQTVD, translated from the coding sequence ATGAAGTTTAACCCAAGGGTTTCCTCAAGCCGTCGAAAGAGCCGCAAGGCTCACTTCACCGCTCCGTCGAGCGTGCGTCGCGTCCTGATGAGCGCGCCTCTCTCGACCGATCTCCGGTCGAAGTACAACGTGCGGTCCATTCCGGTTCGCAAGGACGACGAGGTGCAGGTGGTGAGGGGAACCTACAAGGGCCGCGAGGGCAAAGTGGTCCAGGTCTATCGCCGCAAGTGGGTCATCCACATCGAGCGCATCACCCGCGAGAAGGTTAACGGCTCCACCGTCAACGTTGGCATTCACCCTTCCAAGGTTGTCGTCACCAAGCTTCGAATGGACAAGGACCGCAAATCCTTGCTCGATCGGAAGGCCAAGGGTCGCGCCGCCGCCGACAAGGAAAAGGGTACCAAGTTCGCTCCTGAGGATGTCATGCAGACCGTCGATTAA